A genomic region of Mycolicibacterium poriferae contains the following coding sequences:
- a CDS encoding NAD-glutamate dehydrogenase, translating to MSLNPGAIGGQVDDDATSQVVERLAPAYLETYRGPHGGAPGSEAAVTGPMSRPAAGAVPDPALVEAQYRLGRQRPAGTTRVAVYGPDDPGGFGPALQIVTDNATLLMDSVTVLLHRLGVAYSAIMNPLFRVRRGADGELLDIARASKAEFSDGIDETWVHVELSASADRRAIEEAERLLPGALADARQIAVDSADMAATLRGLAAELDSDTGRRFPSADRKDVAALLRWLADGHFVLLGYQRCTVRGGEATIDAGSRLGVLRLRDDVLPQLTAGGEILALAQATIPSFLRYGAYPQIVVVREQPWPAGEDGAEAVEHRFVGLFTVAAMNANVLDIPLVSRRVNDALALAHRDPSHPGQLLLDIIQTIPRAELFALDARGLLDMAMAVVDLGSRRRTLLFMRADPLAHFVSCLVYLPRDRYTTVVRLEMQDILVRELGGVSIDYAARVSESPWAVVHFTVRLPEGSRLQDIDVSETAQNRIQDLLTEAARTWGDRLLGAVKAGSIDQVTAEHYAGAFSEVYKQAISPLSALSDIAIIEELDDNAVKLVLSDSDESGVSHLMWYLGGQSASLSQLLPMLQSMGVVVLEERPFTVTRPDGLQVWIYQFKVSPHADIPEAPPGPQRDATAERFADAVTAIWHGHAEIDRFNELVLRAELNWQQVAVLRAYAKYLKQAGFPYSQTRIAEVLNDNAATARSLMALFEALFCPTEHAEDGGHRRDAQAAVAAVSADIDALVSLDTDRVLRAFASMIQATLRTNYFVERADSARGSNVLSFKLSPEVIDELPLPRPKFEIFVYSPRVEGVHLRFGYVARGGLRWSDRREDFRTEILGLVKAQAVKNAVIVPVGAKGGFVVKRPPVRTGDPAVDREATRDEGVACYRLFIAGLLDVTDNVDKATGAIITPPDVVRRDGDDAYLVVAADKGTATFSDIANEVAISYGFWLGDAFASGGSVGYDHKAMGITAKGAWESVKRHFREMGVDTQSEDFTVVGIGDMSGDVFGNGMLLSEHIRLLAAFDHRHIFIDPNPDAASSWRERKRLFDLPRSSWEDYDTSLISEGGGVYTRQQKSITISAEARAALGIDDSVSELTPPALMKAILKAPADLLFNGGIGTYIKAESEADSDVGDRANDAVRVNANQVRAKVIGEGGNLGVTSLGRVEFDLIGGRINTDALDNSAGVDCSDHEVNIKILIDSLVTAGKVAPEDRTDLLLSMTDEVGRLVLLDNEDQNDLMGTSRANAASLLSVHARMIRQLVAERGLNRELEALPSDKEINRRAEAGIGLTSPELSTLMAHVKLALKDDLLAGDLPDQEVFAARLPSYFPTTLRDRFASDIRSHQLRREIVATMLVNDVVDTSGISFAYRVSEDVGVAPVDAVRSFAAADAIFGLNRVWRQIMAAGTAGASVAATDRMTLDLRRLIDRSARWLLNYRPQPLAVGAEINRFADKVAALTPRMPEWLRGDDKAIVERESGEFAADGAPQELAYSVATALYQFSLLDVIDIADIVDRDPAEVADTYFALMDHLNTDSLLTAVSRLSREDRWHSLARLAIRDDIYGSLRALCFDVLAVGEPDETGEEKIAEWEMSNSSRISRATRTLSELYDSGEHDLATLSVAARQIRSMTRTSGTGSTA from the coding sequence ATGTCGTTGAATCCAGGCGCGATCGGCGGCCAGGTTGATGACGACGCGACCTCACAGGTCGTCGAACGGCTGGCGCCCGCGTACCTCGAGACCTACCGGGGTCCGCATGGCGGCGCACCGGGGTCCGAGGCCGCGGTCACCGGCCCGATGAGCCGGCCGGCGGCCGGGGCGGTGCCCGACCCTGCTTTGGTCGAAGCCCAGTACCGGCTCGGCCGGCAAAGGCCGGCCGGCACCACCCGGGTCGCGGTGTACGGGCCCGACGACCCCGGCGGCTTCGGCCCGGCGCTGCAGATCGTCACCGACAACGCGACACTGCTGATGGATTCGGTGACGGTGCTGCTGCACCGACTCGGCGTGGCCTACAGCGCGATCATGAATCCGCTGTTCCGCGTCCGCCGCGGGGCCGACGGCGAACTGCTTGACATCGCCCGCGCGTCCAAGGCCGAGTTCAGCGACGGCATCGACGAGACCTGGGTGCACGTCGAGCTGTCCGCGTCGGCCGACCGGCGCGCCATCGAGGAGGCCGAGCGGCTGCTGCCGGGCGCGCTCGCCGACGCCCGCCAGATCGCCGTCGACTCCGCCGACATGGCCGCGACGCTGCGCGGTCTGGCCGCCGAACTCGACAGCGACACCGGGCGACGGTTCCCGAGCGCGGACCGCAAGGACGTCGCCGCGCTGCTGCGGTGGCTGGCCGACGGGCACTTCGTGCTTCTCGGGTATCAGCGGTGCACGGTGCGCGGCGGCGAGGCGACCATCGACGCGGGAAGCCGCCTCGGCGTGCTGCGGCTGCGCGACGATGTGCTGCCGCAGCTGACCGCCGGCGGGGAGATCCTGGCGTTGGCGCAGGCCACCATCCCCAGCTTCCTGCGCTACGGCGCCTACCCGCAGATCGTCGTCGTCCGGGAACAGCCCTGGCCGGCCGGTGAGGACGGCGCCGAAGCGGTCGAACACCGGTTCGTCGGACTGTTCACCGTCGCCGCGATGAACGCCAACGTGCTCGACATCCCACTGGTGTCACGCCGCGTCAACGACGCGTTGGCGCTGGCGCACCGTGATCCGAGCCACCCCGGTCAGCTGCTGCTCGACATCATCCAGACCATTCCGCGCGCCGAGCTGTTCGCGCTCGACGCCCGCGGTCTGCTCGACATGGCCATGGCGGTGGTCGACCTCGGCTCGCGCCGCCGCACCCTGCTGTTCATGCGGGCCGACCCGCTCGCGCACTTCGTGTCGTGCCTGGTGTATCTGCCCCGCGACCGCTACACCACCGTGGTGCGACTGGAGATGCAGGACATCCTGGTCCGCGAGCTCGGCGGCGTCAGCATCGACTACGCCGCGCGGGTCAGCGAATCGCCTTGGGCGGTGGTGCATTTCACGGTCCGCCTGCCCGAAGGTTCGCGCCTGCAGGACATCGACGTGTCCGAGACCGCGCAGAACCGCATCCAGGACCTGCTCACCGAAGCGGCGCGCACCTGGGGAGACCGGTTGCTGGGCGCGGTCAAAGCCGGCTCGATCGACCAGGTCACCGCCGAGCACTACGCCGGTGCTTTCTCCGAGGTGTACAAGCAGGCCATCTCCCCGCTGAGCGCGCTGTCGGACATCGCGATCATCGAGGAACTCGACGACAACGCGGTCAAGCTGGTGCTCTCCGACAGCGACGAGAGCGGCGTCTCGCACCTGATGTGGTACCTGGGCGGGCAGTCGGCGTCACTGAGTCAACTGCTGCCGATGCTGCAGTCCATGGGTGTCGTCGTTCTCGAGGAGCGACCGTTCACCGTGACCCGGCCCGACGGGCTGCAGGTGTGGATCTATCAGTTCAAGGTGTCCCCGCACGCCGACATCCCCGAAGCCCCACCCGGGCCGCAACGCGACGCCACCGCAGAACGTTTCGCCGACGCGGTCACCGCGATCTGGCACGGCCACGCCGAGATCGACCGGTTCAACGAGCTGGTGTTGCGCGCCGAACTGAACTGGCAGCAGGTGGCCGTGCTGCGGGCCTACGCCAAGTACCTCAAGCAGGCCGGCTTCCCGTACAGCCAGACACGCATCGCCGAGGTGCTCAACGACAACGCCGCCACCGCACGATCCCTGATGGCGTTGTTCGAGGCGCTGTTCTGCCCGACCGAGCACGCCGAGGACGGCGGTCACCGACGCGACGCGCAGGCCGCCGTCGCCGCGGTGTCCGCCGACATCGACGCGCTGGTCAGCCTCGACACCGACCGGGTGCTGCGCGCCTTCGCGTCGATGATCCAGGCCACGTTGCGCACCAACTACTTCGTCGAGCGCGCAGACTCCGCGCGCGGGAGCAACGTCCTGTCGTTCAAGCTCAGCCCGGAGGTCATCGACGAACTACCGCTGCCGCGGCCTAAGTTCGAGATCTTCGTCTACTCGCCGCGGGTGGAAGGTGTGCACCTGCGGTTCGGCTACGTCGCTCGCGGCGGCCTGCGGTGGTCCGACCGCCGGGAGGACTTCCGGACCGAGATCCTGGGCCTGGTCAAGGCCCAGGCCGTCAAGAACGCCGTCATCGTCCCCGTCGGCGCCAAGGGCGGGTTCGTCGTCAAGCGGCCGCCGGTGCGCACCGGCGACCCCGCCGTCGACCGCGAGGCGACCCGGGACGAGGGCGTGGCCTGCTACCGGCTGTTCATCGCCGGACTGCTCGACGTCACCGACAACGTCGACAAAGCCACCGGCGCGATCATCACGCCCCCGGACGTGGTGCGTCGCGACGGCGATGACGCCTACCTGGTGGTCGCCGCGGACAAGGGCACCGCGACCTTCTCCGACATCGCCAACGAGGTCGCGATCTCCTACGGGTTCTGGCTCGGTGACGCGTTCGCCTCCGGCGGTTCGGTGGGTTACGACCACAAGGCCATGGGCATCACCGCCAAGGGAGCCTGGGAGTCGGTCAAACGGCACTTCCGCGAGATGGGCGTCGACACGCAGTCCGAGGACTTCACCGTGGTCGGCATCGGCGACATGAGCGGCGACGTGTTCGGCAACGGCATGCTGCTCTCCGAGCACATCAGGCTGCTGGCCGCCTTCGATCACCGCCACATCTTCATCGACCCGAACCCCGACGCGGCCTCGTCCTGGCGGGAACGCAAGCGGCTGTTCGACCTGCCCCGCTCCAGCTGGGAGGACTACGACACGTCGCTGATCAGCGAGGGCGGCGGGGTCTACACCCGCCAACAGAAGTCCATCACCATCAGCGCCGAAGCTCGGGCCGCGCTGGGCATCGACGACAGCGTCTCGGAGCTGACGCCGCCGGCGCTGATGAAAGCCATCCTCAAGGCCCCGGCCGACCTGCTGTTCAACGGCGGCATCGGCACCTACATCAAGGCCGAATCCGAGGCCGACTCCGATGTCGGCGACCGCGCCAACGACGCGGTCCGGGTCAATGCCAACCAGGTGCGGGCGAAGGTGATCGGCGAGGGCGGCAACCTCGGAGTCACGTCCCTGGGCCGAGTCGAGTTCGACCTGATCGGCGGCCGGATCAACACCGACGCCCTGGACAATTCCGCGGGAGTGGACTGCTCCGACCACGAGGTCAACATCAAGATCCTGATCGACTCGCTGGTCACCGCGGGCAAGGTCGCCCCCGAGGACCGCACCGATCTGCTGTTGTCGATGACCGACGAGGTCGGTCGCCTCGTGCTGCTGGACAACGAGGACCAGAACGACCTGATGGGCACCAGCCGCGCCAACGCCGCCAGCCTGCTGTCGGTGCACGCCCGGATGATCCGCCAGCTGGTCGCTGAGCGCGGGCTCAACCGTGAGCTCGAGGCCCTGCCGTCGGACAAGGAGATCAACCGCCGCGCCGAGGCCGGCATCGGGCTCACCTCTCCCGAGCTGTCCACGCTGATGGCGCACGTGAAGCTCGCCCTCAAGGACGACCTGCTCGCCGGTGACCTGCCTGACCAGGAGGTGTTCGCCGCGCGGCTGCCGTCCTACTTCCCGACGACATTGCGTGACCGTTTCGCCTCGGACATCCGCTCCCATCAGCTCCGGCGCGAGATCGTCGCCACCATGCTCGTCAACGACGTGGTCGACACGTCGGGCATCTCGTTCGCCTACCGGGTCTCCGAGGATGTCGGGGTGGCCCCGGTCGACGCCGTCCGCAGCTTCGCGGCCGCCGACGCGATCTTCGGCCTGAACCGGGTCTGGCGCCAGATCATGGCCGCCGGGACCGCCGGGGCGTCGGTGGCGGCGACCGACCGGATGACGCTGGATCTGCGCCGGCTCATCGACCGCTCGGCCCGTTGGCTGCTGAACTACCGCCCCCAGCCGCTGGCCGTGGGCGCGGAGATCAACCGGTTCGCCGACAAGGTCGCCGCGCTGACCCCGAGGATGCCGGAATGGTTGCGCGGCGACGACAAGGCGATCGTCGAGCGGGAATCGGGCGAGTTCGCCGCCGACGGCGCACCGCAGGAGCTGGCCTACTCCGTCGCCACGGCGCTGTACCAGTTCAGCCTGCTCGACGTCATCGACATCGCCGACATCGTCGACCGAGACCCGGCCGAGGTCGCCGACACGTACTTCGCGCTGATGGACCATCTCAACACCGACAGCCTGCTCACCGCGGTGTCGCGGTTGTCCCGCGAGGACCGCTGGCATTCCCTGGCGCGGCTGGCGATCCGCGACGACATCTACGGCTCGTTGCGCGCGCTGTGCTTCGACGTGCTGGCCGTCGGTGAGCCCGACGAGACCGGCGAGGAGAAGATCGCCGAATGGGAGATGAGTAACAGCTCGCGCATCAGCCGCGCCACCCGCACGCTGTCGGAGCTCTACGACAGCGGTGAACACGACCTGGCCACGCTGTCGGTGGCGGCGCGGCAGATCCGCAGCATGACCCGCACCAGCGGAACGGGTTCGACCGCGTGA
- a CDS encoding single-stranded DNA-binding protein, whose amino-acid sequence MFETPITVVGTIVTSPDRRWVGDQELIKFRVASNSRRRTADGAWEPGNSLYATVNCWGRLVTGVGAALAKGDAVIVVGHVYTSEYEDRDGNRRSSLEIRATSVGPDVARCIVRIDKRRHPESSAEAGEQAVPSDTTSQLTAAAEADVVDPDEVDDDVADGADDDESLLTA is encoded by the coding sequence ATGTTCGAGACACCGATCACCGTCGTGGGCACCATCGTCACCAGCCCGGACCGCCGCTGGGTAGGGGACCAGGAGCTCATCAAGTTCCGGGTGGCCAGCAACTCGCGCCGGCGCACCGCCGACGGCGCCTGGGAGCCGGGCAACTCGCTGTATGCGACCGTGAACTGCTGGGGCCGACTGGTCACCGGCGTCGGTGCCGCGCTCGCCAAGGGTGACGCGGTCATCGTTGTTGGACACGTCTACACCAGCGAGTACGAGGACCGCGACGGCAACCGGCGGTCCTCGCTGGAGATACGGGCCACCTCGGTGGGGCCGGACGTGGCGCGCTGCATCGTGCGGATCGACAAGCGCCGCCATCCCGAGTCCTCCGCCGAGGCGGGCGAGCAGGCGGTGCCGTCGGACACCACATCGCAGCTCACCGCCGCTGCCGAAGCCGACGTCGTCGACCCCGATGAGGTCGACGACGACGTTGCGGACGGTGCCGACGACGACGAGTCGCTGCTGACCGCGTAG
- a CDS encoding allophanate hydrolase-related protein — protein MTSAWGHERPVLRVAVADRVGADTVRALGNDEEVHLVAATAPADVMVAPATEGDLSRLATILPTPAALGEALAVGADNLGLANRVLTTLARAAGGASWPADVRLAAPPVPRLGTAAPVTQAVVAALGPAGARWVAVDTESDAVLDDRRGGVDATVAAFTTAVSGCAVLLAAVAGRPALTVAARAFEDAIACDIAAVLAPHPVVEVVWPLAGAGAVELVVFGAHLRGGALSHQLTDLGARWAGELTTAPRYRMTVLPTVPAKPAVVRVAEGESGAALHGQRWLMSAAALGRFLAALPPPMQLGKVEFDDGSWRTAFGCDGAAATGRDISTYGSWPAAVAAGAVPENGSAEASTTTPRSGR, from the coding sequence ATGACATCGGCTTGGGGCCATGAGCGGCCGGTCCTGCGTGTGGCGGTGGCGGACCGGGTCGGCGCAGACACGGTCCGCGCGCTGGGCAACGACGAGGAAGTCCATCTCGTCGCCGCGACCGCGCCTGCAGATGTGATGGTCGCGCCGGCGACCGAAGGTGACCTTTCGCGGCTCGCCACGATCCTGCCGACACCCGCAGCACTGGGCGAGGCGCTGGCCGTCGGCGCCGACAACCTCGGTCTGGCCAACCGGGTGCTGACGACGCTGGCCCGCGCGGCCGGCGGTGCATCGTGGCCGGCAGACGTGCGGCTGGCCGCTCCCCCGGTTCCCCGGCTCGGGACCGCCGCTCCAGTGACCCAGGCGGTCGTCGCGGCGCTGGGCCCGGCGGGTGCGCGGTGGGTGGCCGTCGACACCGAGTCCGATGCGGTGCTGGACGATCGCCGCGGCGGGGTGGACGCGACGGTGGCGGCCTTCACGACGGCGGTGTCAGGGTGCGCGGTTTTGCTCGCGGCCGTCGCCGGCAGACCAGCGCTGACCGTGGCGGCTCGCGCGTTCGAGGACGCCATCGCCTGCGACATCGCCGCTGTGCTCGCGCCACACCCGGTGGTCGAGGTCGTGTGGCCGCTGGCCGGCGCCGGCGCGGTGGAACTGGTGGTGTTCGGCGCGCATCTGCGCGGCGGGGCGTTGAGTCACCAGCTGACCGATCTCGGTGCCCGGTGGGCCGGCGAGCTGACGACCGCGCCGCGCTACCGCATGACCGTGTTGCCGACAGTTCCGGCGAAGCCGGCCGTCGTCCGCGTCGCCGAGGGCGAGTCGGGGGCGGCGTTGCACGGCCAGCGCTGGCTGATGTCGGCTGCCGCACTGGGACGGTTCCTCGCCGCGCTGCCACCGCCCATGCAGTTGGGCAAGGTCGAGTTCGACGACGGCAGCTGGCGCACCGCGTTCGGATGTGACGGCGCTGCCGCCACCGGCCGCGACATCAGTACGTACGGCAGTTGGCCGGCCGCGGTGGCGGCGGGTGCGGTGCCGGAAAACGGGTCGGCCGAAGCGTCAACTACCACCCCGCGGTCGGGACGATAA
- a CDS encoding cytochrome c oxidase assembly protein produces MTSASRVAPDRVRRRAGWPVLYGVGVLAAVTAAALSALSVAESLTATGLPDPGPVTNYGLPAVRAAGEIAAVTAVGSFLFAAFLVPPQKNQVLDADGYRALRVGTVASGIWAVCAMLMVALTVSDVSGQPLAAHLNPLEIWSVAGLVDVAGAWRWTAVFAVVVTLASIPVLRWSWTPVLWAASLATLLPLALTGHSSSGGAHDLATNSLVIHLIAGALWAGGLLALLVHALRGGGHADLAARRFSAVALWCFVAMALSGVVNALTRIALVDLLTSRYGWLVLAKVTALVALGFLGWAQRRRGVAALRKDAGDRAALVRLALVEAVVFGLTFGVAVALGRTPPPPPRDLDLSVPAVEIGYDLAGPPTLGRVLFDWRFDLLFGTAALVLAGGYLLGVRRLRRRGDAWPTGRLVAWLLGCLVLLAATSSGIGRYMPAMFSMHMVGHMLLSMLAPILLVLGAPVTLALRALPAAGRDEPPGPREWLLAALHSRVSRVLTNPFVATALFVVGFYGLYFSGLFDAVVDSHGAHLAMNLHFLLSGYLFYWVVIGVDPTPRPIPPLAKLGVVFASLPLHAFFGVVLMGMSTVLGADFYRSLKLDWHTDLLGDQKLGGGIAWAAGEVPLVIVLVALFVQWRRSDQRTATRLDRAAERDDDADLAAYNAMLAEMARRDRAGN; encoded by the coding sequence ATGACCTCCGCGAGTCGTGTGGCCCCCGACCGGGTGCGGCGGCGCGCGGGCTGGCCGGTGCTCTACGGGGTGGGCGTGCTGGCCGCGGTGACCGCGGCCGCCCTGTCGGCGTTGTCGGTCGCCGAGTCGCTGACCGCGACGGGGTTGCCCGACCCCGGCCCGGTGACCAACTACGGATTGCCGGCTGTGCGTGCGGCCGGGGAGATCGCCGCCGTCACCGCGGTGGGCTCGTTCCTGTTCGCTGCCTTCCTGGTGCCGCCGCAGAAGAACCAGGTGCTCGACGCCGACGGGTATCGGGCGTTGCGGGTGGGGACGGTGGCCTCGGGGATCTGGGCGGTGTGCGCGATGCTGATGGTCGCGCTCACCGTCTCCGACGTCAGCGGCCAGCCGTTGGCCGCGCATCTCAACCCGCTGGAGATCTGGTCGGTCGCGGGCCTCGTCGACGTGGCCGGTGCGTGGCGCTGGACGGCGGTGTTCGCCGTCGTCGTGACGCTGGCCAGCATCCCCGTGCTGCGGTGGTCGTGGACGCCGGTGCTGTGGGCGGCGTCGCTGGCGACGCTGCTGCCCCTGGCGCTGACCGGGCACTCGTCCTCCGGAGGCGCCCATGATCTCGCGACCAACAGTCTGGTCATTCACCTGATCGCCGGGGCGCTGTGGGCGGGCGGTCTGCTGGCACTGCTGGTGCACGCGCTGCGCGGCGGGGGCCACGCCGACCTCGCCGCACGCCGGTTCTCGGCGGTGGCGTTGTGGTGCTTCGTCGCGATGGCGCTCAGCGGGGTGGTCAATGCCCTGACCCGGATAGCCCTGGTTGATCTGTTGACCAGCCGGTATGGCTGGCTGGTGCTGGCCAAGGTGACAGCCCTGGTGGCGCTGGGGTTTCTGGGTTGGGCGCAGCGCCGACGCGGGGTGGCGGCGTTGCGCAAGGACGCCGGCGACCGGGCCGCGCTGGTGCGGCTGGCGCTGGTCGAGGCCGTCGTCTTCGGTCTGACGTTCGGTGTCGCCGTCGCGTTGGGTCGCACCCCTCCGCCCCCGCCCCGCGACCTCGACCTGTCCGTTCCCGCGGTGGAGATCGGCTACGACCTGGCCGGTCCGCCCACGCTGGGCCGGGTGCTGTTCGACTGGCGGTTCGATCTGCTGTTCGGCACCGCGGCACTCGTGCTGGCCGGCGGGTACCTGCTCGGCGTGCGTCGCCTGCGCCGCCGCGGCGACGCCTGGCCGACCGGCCGGCTGGTGGCCTGGCTGCTCGGTTGCCTGGTGCTGCTGGCGGCGACGTCGTCCGGGATCGGCCGCTACATGCCGGCGATGTTCAGCATGCACATGGTCGGGCACATGCTGCTGTCCATGCTGGCGCCGATCCTGCTGGTGCTCGGCGCACCGGTGACGCTGGCGCTGCGCGCGCTGCCCGCGGCCGGACGCGACGAGCCGCCCGGCCCGCGCGAGTGGCTGCTGGCGGCGCTGCACTCCCGGGTCTCGCGGGTGCTGACCAACCCGTTCGTGGCGACGGCACTGTTCGTCGTCGGCTTCTACGGCCTGTACTTCAGCGGTCTGTTCGACGCCGTCGTCGACAGCCACGGCGCACACCTGGCGATGAACCTGCACTTTTTGCTCAGCGGTTACCTCTTCTACTGGGTGGTGATCGGGGTCGATCCGACGCCGCGCCCGATCCCGCCGCTGGCCAAGCTCGGCGTGGTGTTCGCCTCGCTGCCGCTGCACGCCTTCTTCGGCGTGGTGCTGATGGGCATGTCGACGGTGCTGGGCGCGGACTTCTACCGCTCGCTGAAGCTGGACTGGCACACCGACCTGCTCGGCGACCAGAAGCTGGGCGGGGGCATCGCGTGGGCGGCGGGCGAGGTGCCGTTGGTCATCGTCCTGGTCGCCCTGTTCGTGCAGTGGCGTCGCAGCGATCAGCGCACGGCCACCCGGCTCGACCGGGCGGCCGAGCGCGACGACGACGCGGATCTGGCGGCGTACAACGCGATGCTGGCGGAGATGGCCCGGCGCGACCGAGCCGGCAACTGA
- the ettA gene encoding energy-dependent translational throttle protein EttA gives MAEFIYTMRKVRKAHGDKVILDDVTLNFLPGAKIGVVGPNGAGKSSVLRIMAGLDQPNNGDAFLQPGASVGILQQEPQLDETKTVRENVEDGVAIKGKLNRYNEVAELMATDYSDELMEEMGKLQEELDAADAWDIDSQLEQAMDALRCPPPDEPVTHLSGGEKRRVALCKLLLSKPDLLLLDEPTNHLDAESVLWLEQHLADYKGAILAVTHDRYFLDNVAEWILELDRGRAYPYEGNYSTYLEKKAERIAVAGRKDAKLQKRLKDELEWVRSGAKARQAKNKARLQRYEEMAAEAEKTRKLDFEEIQIPTGPRLGNVVVEVEHLDKGFEGRQLIKDLSFTLPRNGIVGVIGPNGVGKTTLFKTIVGLEQPDSGTVKVGETVKLSYVDQTRGGIDPNKTVWEVVSDGLDYIEVGQNEVPSRAYVSAFGFKGPDQQKPAGVLSGGERNRLNLALTLKEGGNLILLDEPTNDLDVETLSSLENALTNFPGCAVVISHDRWFLDRTCTHILAWEGDADNEAKWFWFEGNFGGYEENKIERLGADAARPHRVTHRKLTRD, from the coding sequence ATGGCCGAATTCATCTACACGATGCGGAAGGTCCGCAAGGCGCACGGCGACAAGGTCATCCTTGACGACGTCACGCTGAACTTCCTTCCGGGCGCGAAGATCGGCGTCGTCGGTCCCAACGGGGCCGGTAAGTCGAGCGTCTTGCGGATCATGGCCGGACTCGATCAGCCCAACAACGGCGACGCGTTCCTACAGCCCGGCGCGAGTGTCGGCATCCTGCAACAGGAGCCCCAGCTCGACGAAACCAAGACGGTGCGCGAGAACGTCGAGGACGGCGTAGCCATCAAAGGCAAGCTCAACCGGTACAACGAGGTCGCCGAACTGATGGCGACCGACTACTCCGACGAGCTCATGGAGGAAATGGGCAAGCTGCAGGAGGAGCTCGACGCCGCCGACGCGTGGGACATCGACTCCCAGCTCGAACAGGCGATGGACGCACTGCGCTGCCCGCCGCCCGACGAGCCGGTGACCCACCTGTCCGGCGGGGAGAAGCGCCGCGTGGCGCTGTGCAAGCTGTTGCTGTCCAAACCGGATCTGCTGCTGCTCGACGAGCCGACCAACCACCTCGACGCCGAGAGCGTGCTGTGGCTCGAACAGCACCTGGCCGACTACAAGGGTGCGATCCTGGCCGTCACCCACGACCGCTACTTCCTGGACAACGTGGCCGAATGGATCCTCGAGCTGGACCGCGGCCGGGCCTACCCCTACGAGGGCAACTACTCCACCTACCTGGAGAAGAAGGCCGAGCGCATCGCGGTGGCGGGCCGCAAGGACGCCAAGCTGCAGAAGCGGCTCAAAGACGAGCTCGAATGGGTCCGCTCCGGCGCCAAAGCACGCCAGGCCAAGAACAAGGCCCGCCTGCAGCGCTACGAGGAGATGGCAGCCGAGGCGGAGAAGACCCGCAAACTCGACTTCGAGGAGATCCAGATCCCGACCGGCCCGCGGCTGGGCAATGTCGTGGTCGAGGTCGAACACCTCGACAAGGGCTTCGAGGGCCGACAGCTCATCAAGGACCTGTCCTTCACGCTGCCGCGCAACGGCATCGTCGGCGTCATCGGACCCAACGGCGTCGGCAAGACCACGCTCTTCAAGACCATCGTGGGTCTCGAGCAGCCCGACAGCGGCACCGTCAAGGTCGGCGAAACCGTCAAACTGAGCTACGTCGACCAGACCCGCGGCGGAATCGATCCCAACAAGACCGTGTGGGAAGTGGTCTCCGACGGGTTGGACTACATCGAGGTCGGTCAGAACGAGGTCCCGTCGCGGGCCTACGTGTCGGCGTTCGGGTTCAAGGGCCCCGACCAGCAGAAGCCTGCCGGTGTGCTCTCCGGTGGTGAGCGTAACCGGCTCAATCTCGCGTTGACCCTCAAAGAGGGGGGCAACCTGATCCTGCTCGACGAGCCGACCAACGACCTCGACGTCGAAACCCTGAGCTCGCTGGAGAACGCGCTGACGAACTTCCCCGGCTGCGCGGTGGTGATCAGCCACGACCGGTGGTTCCTGGACCGCACCTGCACGCACATTCTGGCGTGGGAGGGTGACGCCGACAACGAGGCGAAGTGGTTCTGGTTCGAGGGCAACTTCGGTGGATACGAGGAGAACAAGATCGAACGGCTCGGCGCTGACGCGGCTCGTCCGCACCGGGTGACCCACCGCAAGCTCACACGGGACTAG
- a CDS encoding acyl-CoA thioesterase produces MTAPVGFTAPVHVRWSDIDMYQHINHATMVTILEEARIPFLREPFGEQITTIGLLIAEVNIVYKGQLRLMDSPLQVTMWSKRVRAVDFTVGYEVRSVGAAPDSRPAVIAATQLAAVHIQEQRLQRLSDAQREYLQQWIR; encoded by the coding sequence GTGACGGCGCCCGTCGGCTTCACCGCCCCGGTGCATGTGCGGTGGTCGGACATCGACATGTACCAGCACATCAACCACGCGACGATGGTGACCATCCTCGAGGAGGCCCGGATCCCGTTCCTGCGGGAACCGTTCGGCGAGCAGATCACCACGATCGGATTGCTGATCGCCGAGGTGAACATCGTCTACAAGGGTCAGCTTCGCCTGATGGATTCGCCGCTGCAGGTCACGATGTGGTCGAAGCGGGTCCGGGCCGTCGACTTCACCGTCGGCTACGAGGTCCGCTCGGTCGGTGCGGCGCCGGACTCCCGGCCCGCGGTGATCGCCGCGACGCAACTGGCGGCGGTGCACATTCAGGAGCAGCGGCTGCAACGGTTGTCGGACGCCCAGCGGGAGTACCTGCAGCAGTGGATACGGTGA